One genomic window of Candidatus Kuenenia stuttgartiensis includes the following:
- a CDS encoding potassium channel family protein: MRQFAVIGLGRFGFKVAEVLAKKGASVIAIDRRQDLIEKISDFVTKAIQIDSANEEALIASGIKEVDVAIISIGENIESSILTTALVKNIGINEIISRACTSLHAQILKMVGATRVIFPEEDMGVRVANSVLSPGILEYMELGADYTLAEIEAKKEWIGSTINVWDVKNNFGVNVVIIKRKIVETVEKAEEAKETEEAKEKEIKVLPTANYKIEEGDVFIILGDKKDIERFEKKWK, translated from the coding sequence ATGAGACAATTTGCGGTAATTGGATTGGGAAGGTTTGGCTTCAAGGTGGCAGAAGTATTGGCGAAAAAAGGAGCATCGGTAATTGCGATTGACCGGCGGCAGGATTTAATAGAAAAAATAAGCGATTTTGTTACCAAGGCAATTCAGATAGATAGCGCCAATGAAGAGGCGCTTATAGCCAGCGGCATTAAGGAGGTAGATGTGGCTATAATCAGTATTGGCGAAAATATTGAATCGAGCATCCTCACCACGGCACTGGTCAAAAATATTGGCATAAATGAGATCATTTCCCGTGCGTGTACCTCGCTTCACGCACAGATATTAAAAATGGTAGGTGCCACACGCGTAATATTCCCCGAAGAAGATATGGGTGTTCGCGTGGCAAACAGTGTTTTGTCTCCGGGCATATTGGAATACATGGAACTGGGCGCAGATTATACCCTTGCAGAAATTGAAGCGAAAAAAGAGTGGATTGGCAGCACGATAAACGTATGGGATGTAAAGAATAACTTTGGGGTTAACGTTGTGATTATAAAGAGGAAGATTGTTGAAACTGTGGAAAAGGCAGAAGAGGCAAAAGAGACAGAAGAGGCAAAAGAAAAAGAAATAAAAGTACTGCCCACCGCCAATTATAAAATTGAAGAAGGCGATGTTTTTATTATTTTAGGCGATAAGAAAGATATCGAGAGATTTGAGAAAAAATGGAAATAA
- a CDS encoding DUF2062 domain-containing protein — MNFLINNKYIPKRLQEKIYTYLRGLVKLRSSSRAISLGVAIGIFVAVTPTIGLQIFIAAFLSSICNANRPAAIIFVWTTNPITFPFVYGFTYWVGNLFWSGPPLFKVKEILMKTDHALDKGEVWHFYDRLKTILALWRNIFIPLTIGGIIVGAVAGGIAYLITLRVILYCKKHFRHTHHEDT, encoded by the coding sequence GTGAACTTTTTAATAAATAATAAATATATTCCAAAACGCCTGCAGGAGAAAATATATACCTATCTTCGCGGGCTGGTTAAATTACGCAGTTCGTCAAGAGCGATCTCCCTTGGCGTTGCCATCGGGATATTTGTTGCCGTGACGCCAACTATCGGACTACAAATTTTTATCGCCGCTTTTCTCTCGTCGATCTGCAATGCCAACCGGCCTGCGGCTATTATCTTTGTATGGACAACAAATCCAATAACCTTTCCTTTTGTCTATGGGTTTACCTACTGGGTGGGCAACCTTTTCTGGAGCGGCCCTCCGCTCTTTAAAGTCAAAGAAATTTTAATGAAAACTGACCATGCATTGGATAAAGGGGAAGTATGGCATTTCTATGACCGGTTAAAAACAATCCTGGCTCTCTGGAGAAATATTTTCATCCCCCTCACAATCGGTGGAATAATTGTGGGCGCTGTTGCAGGGGGTATTGCCTACTTAATTACATTGCGGGTGATTCTGTATTGTAAAAAGCATTTCAGGCACACCCACCACGAAGATACATGA
- a CDS encoding MBL fold metallo-hydrolase RNA specificity domain-containing protein → MNITFIGAARMVTGSCFYIQTKEANLLIDCGFFQGSKENEEQNANSFSFDPSGIHYLLLTHAHLDHSGLIPKLVKDGFKGKILATNATVELCRIMLMDSAYIQERDAEWDNKKRGWAGKPLLTPLYTADEAADSLDYFQGIEYGTIEEIGNGIKVRFQDAGHILGSAIVELWVNEDASGEKKLVFSGDLGQKNIPVVNDPTPIEEGDYVFIESTYANRRHKGINETTEELRQAVTESLERGGNISIPAFAVGRTQNILYLLKKLSIGGKLDHLRVFVDSPMAIRATRITLNHPECLDDETLELIREGKFSGSNLSLEFTEAVEASMELNKIKRGAIIISASGMCNAGRIRHHLKHNLWRPECSVIFVGFQAYGTLGRKIVEGASMVKLFGEEIAVKAKIYTIGGLSAHADQEGLMDWLNKFKRKPRRIFVIHGEEETALGFVDAIKKQLNTDTCAPLRMEVVTI, encoded by the coding sequence ATGAATATAACCTTTATCGGTGCGGCAAGAATGGTTACCGGCTCTTGTTTTTACATCCAAACGAAAGAGGCAAATCTGCTCATTGACTGCGGTTTTTTCCAGGGGTCAAAAGAAAATGAAGAACAGAACGCCAACTCTTTTTCCTTCGACCCCTCCGGGATACACTATCTTTTGTTGACGCATGCCCACCTTGATCATTCGGGACTCATTCCAAAACTGGTGAAAGATGGTTTTAAAGGGAAAATACTTGCCACAAACGCAACGGTTGAATTGTGCCGTATCATGCTTATGGACTCAGCTTATATACAGGAACGTGACGCAGAATGGGACAATAAGAAACGGGGCTGGGCTGGGAAGCCTTTATTAACACCCTTATACACTGCCGATGAAGCCGCCGACAGCCTTGATTATTTTCAGGGAATAGAGTATGGCACAATAGAGGAAATCGGGAACGGGATAAAGGTGAGATTTCAGGATGCAGGGCATATTTTGGGGTCTGCGATTGTTGAGTTGTGGGTAAACGAAGATGCCTCCGGAGAAAAAAAGCTCGTTTTTTCAGGCGATCTCGGGCAAAAAAATATACCTGTTGTAAATGACCCAACTCCCATAGAGGAAGGGGACTATGTATTTATAGAATCCACTTACGCCAATCGGAGACACAAGGGCATAAACGAGACAACCGAAGAATTAAGACAAGCGGTAACAGAGTCATTGGAAAGGGGGGGGAATATAAGTATCCCCGCCTTTGCCGTTGGACGAACACAAAACATCCTCTATCTTTTAAAAAAACTATCGATAGGGGGGAAATTAGACCATCTCCGGGTCTTTGTTGACAGCCCAATGGCAATACGCGCCACCAGGATTACACTAAATCATCCGGAATGCCTTGATGATGAAACCCTTGAGCTTATCAGGGAAGGGAAATTTTCCGGAAGCAATCTTTCGTTAGAATTTACAGAAGCCGTGGAAGCATCCATGGAATTAAACAAGATAAAACGCGGTGCGATTATCATTTCTGCCAGTGGGATGTGTAATGCAGGCAGAATTCGCCACCATTTAAAACACAATTTGTGGCGCCCGGAATGCAGCGTTATCTTTGTGGGATTCCAGGCATATGGTACGCTGGGAAGAAAGATTGTAGAAGGCGCCTCTATGGTAAAACTCTTTGGTGAAGAAATTGCCGTAAAAGCAAAAATTTATACGATCGGAGGTCTTTCTGCGCACGCGGACCAGGAAGGGCTTATGGACTGGCTTAATAAATTCAAAAGAAAACCCAGGCGTATTTTCGTTATACACGGCGAGGAAGAAACGGCGCTCGGCTTTGTTGACGCCATTAAGAAACAGCTAAACACCGACACCTGCGCACCGCTTCGCATGGAAGTTGTTACCATCTAA
- the corA gene encoding magnesium/cobalt transporter CorA, translating to MHRLFKNRSKKTGLPPGALIHIGEKKLAKVKITAMEYSGTSCLEREIPDINECFPLKNDQMTTWINICGIHSIENIENIGKLANIHPLLLEDIMNTDHRPKMEDFEDYIFIVLKTLTFNEDDKRIDAEQISLILGQNYVISFQEKEGSIFTPVIGRIKNGKGRIKKMGADYLAYALLDAIVDGYFVVLEKMGEYIEDIEEELITTPSMETLRKIHNVKREILFLRKSIWPLREVINTMDKGELPLIRSSTYVYLRDVYDHTIHIIDTIETFRDMATGMLDIYLSSVSNKLNEVVKVLTIIATIFMPLTFIAGVYGMNFKYLPEAEWRWGYFAVLMAMGIIGTTMVVYFRKKRWI from the coding sequence ATGCACAGATTATTTAAAAACAGATCGAAAAAAACCGGTTTGCCCCCAGGGGCTCTTATTCATATTGGCGAGAAGAAATTAGCGAAGGTAAAAATAACTGCCATGGAATACAGCGGGACAAGCTGCCTTGAAAGGGAAATACCGGACATTAATGAATGCTTTCCGCTGAAAAACGACCAAATGACAACGTGGATCAATATCTGCGGTATTCATAGTATTGAAAACATTGAGAATATTGGAAAACTTGCAAATATACACCCATTATTGTTGGAAGACATAATGAACACAGACCATCGCCCAAAAATGGAAGATTTTGAAGACTATATCTTCATCGTTCTGAAAACGCTTACTTTTAACGAAGACGATAAACGGATTGATGCAGAGCAAATAAGTTTAATCCTTGGCCAAAATTATGTTATTTCCTTTCAGGAAAAGGAAGGCAGTATTTTTACTCCCGTCATAGGCCGGATTAAAAATGGCAAGGGACGCATAAAGAAAATGGGCGCAGATTATCTGGCTTATGCGCTCCTTGATGCTATTGTAGACGGTTATTTCGTTGTGTTGGAAAAGATGGGGGAATACATCGAGGACATAGAAGAAGAATTAATTACAACGCCTTCCATGGAAACCCTTCGAAAGATTCATAACGTTAAGCGCGAGATATTGTTTCTGCGGAAATCCATCTGGCCGCTGCGGGAGGTAATTAATACCATGGACAAGGGCGAACTACCCCTTATACGAAGCTCTACCTACGTTTATCTGCGAGATGTGTACGATCACACCATACATATTATCGATACCATTGAAACGTTTCGCGACATGGCGACAGGAATGCTTGATATTTATCTTTCAAGCGTGAGTAACAAGCTGAACGAAGTTGTGAAGGTATTAACCATTATCGCAACAATATTCATGCCGCTCACTTTTATTGCAGGTGTTTACGGAATGAATTTTAAATATCTTCCCGAAGCAGAATGGCGCTGGGGATATTTTGCCGTTTTAATGGCAATGGGTATCATCGGGACGACTATGGTTGTGTATTTCCGGAAAAAACGATGGATATAA
- a CDS encoding AAA family ATPase, producing MMIIIVFGLPGSGKSYFASRLAKMINAGYVSSDKVRKELFKESVYSEQEKRAVYDKMLQQMEQAIQQKNNLVLDATFHRKDTRKMFVEEMKGKGNIFFIEVQADENIIRERLKKPRPYSEADFEVYKHIRRQNEPLNEPHLILKSTDDNIDEMLRKTSEYLKIKNDNKANQ from the coding sequence ATGATGATTATAATTGTTTTCGGTTTACCGGGTTCAGGTAAAAGTTATTTTGCTTCCAGGCTTGCAAAAATGATCAACGCCGGATATGTGAGCAGTGATAAAGTGAGGAAAGAACTTTTTAAAGAAAGCGTTTATTCTGAACAGGAGAAAAGGGCGGTATATGATAAAATGCTTCAACAGATGGAGCAAGCGATACAACAAAAAAATAATTTAGTACTGGATGCCACTTTTCATAGAAAAGATACAAGGAAAATGTTTGTTGAGGAAATGAAGGGAAAGGGCAATATTTTCTTTATAGAGGTTCAGGCGGATGAAAATATAATAAGAGAAAGATTAAAAAAGCCCAGGCCATACAGTGAAGCGGATTTTGAGGTTTATAAACACATTCGCCGGCAAAATGAACCATTAAACGAGCCTCATTTGATATTGAAGTCAACTGATGACAATATAGATGAAATGTTGCGAAAGACTTCTGAATATTTGAAAATTAAAAATGACAACAAAGCAAATCAATGA
- the mgtA gene encoding magnesium-translocating P-type ATPase: protein MKYEKSEIKKLKKVIKRPFKSIRSAEMSERAIIKLRDASRKDTYSVYAMMESSATGISNEEADDRILKFGLNEVGYDKAPSWLKQLIKAFINPFIFILLSIIIISFVIDVGLAAPGEQDYKTVAVVSVMVIFSVLLSFFQEFKSNRAAEQLKRMIKTTATVLRQSIGKGEILMTHLVPGDVVYLSAGDMIPADCRIVQSTDLFVSESMLTGESLPVEKMYLPIGDVDNSQPIELGNLCFMGTNVVSGSAKAVVITTGANTYFGSISKGIVGDRPETNFDKGINKVSRLLIRFMLIMVPIIFLINGLVKGDWRDALLFAIAVAVGLTPEMLPVIVTSNLAKGAVSMSKHKVIVKRLNAIQNIGAMDMLCTDKTGTLTLDKIVLENHLNVFGEEDDEVLKWAYLNSYHQTGLKNLLDKAVLEHVEVKDYLRVEEHFTKVDEIPFDFQRRRMSVILKQKNGKHLLICKGAVEEMLDLCTHSFDPGENRQLHIGRDKVVLMDDFMRGRVLETSTRSNEKGLRVLLLAIREFEGDRPLTYSVADESNLTLTGFIGFLDPAKPSAKPSIEALHKLNIEVKVLTGDNEIVTKKICKDVGIPIQNIMLGNELELISDEELTDRIDEISIFAKLSPLQKVRVVQALRAKGHTVGFLGDGINDAAGLKEADVGITVDTAVDIAKESSDIILLEKDLMVLRDGVIYGRRTFGNIIKYIKMATSGNFGNVFSILGASAFLPFLPMLPIQLLVQNLLYDVSQTSIPWDNVDKDFLEMPKKWDPSGIQRFMVHIGPISSIFDYILFAVMFFVFKANSPEHQSLFQTGWFVEGLLSQTLIVHMIRTKKIPFIQSWASAPVIALTYLIMMTGIAIPFTPLAEVFFLQPLPFSYFPWLIGILAGYCFLTQYIKNWYIRRFNQWL from the coding sequence ATGAAGTATGAAAAGTCAGAAATAAAAAAGTTGAAAAAAGTAATCAAACGACCCTTTAAGTCAATACGCAGTGCTGAAATGAGTGAACGAGCAATAATCAAATTGCGCGATGCTTCCCGAAAAGATACATATTCAGTATATGCTATGATGGAAAGTTCCGCCACAGGAATTTCAAATGAAGAGGCGGATGATCGCATTTTAAAATTTGGTTTGAACGAGGTTGGCTACGATAAAGCGCCATCATGGCTTAAACAATTAATAAAAGCATTTATAAATCCATTCATTTTTATCCTTCTATCAATCATCATAATTTCTTTTGTGATTGATGTGGGGCTGGCAGCGCCTGGTGAGCAGGATTATAAAACGGTAGCAGTTGTTTCTGTTATGGTTATTTTTAGCGTGCTACTTAGTTTTTTCCAGGAGTTTAAAAGTAACCGTGCGGCCGAACAGTTAAAGCGCATGATAAAAACAACGGCAACAGTACTTCGTCAATCAATCGGTAAAGGCGAAATACTAATGACACATTTAGTACCTGGTGATGTCGTTTATTTATCCGCCGGAGATATGATCCCGGCAGATTGCCGCATCGTGCAAAGCACCGATTTATTTGTAAGTGAATCTATGCTCACAGGCGAATCACTTCCAGTAGAAAAAATGTATTTGCCAATTGGTGATGTGGATAATAGCCAACCTATTGAGCTTGGTAACCTATGCTTTATGGGTACAAACGTAGTGAGCGGATCAGCAAAAGCAGTAGTAATTACTACAGGTGCCAACACCTATTTTGGCAGTATCAGCAAGGGTATTGTTGGCGACAGACCGGAAACTAATTTCGATAAAGGGATTAATAAAGTGAGTCGCCTGCTCATTCGCTTTATGCTCATCATGGTACCCATTATTTTTCTGATAAATGGTTTAGTGAAAGGGGATTGGAGGGATGCCTTACTCTTTGCCATTGCAGTAGCAGTAGGATTAACACCTGAAATGTTACCTGTGATCGTTACTTCAAACTTAGCCAAAGGTGCAGTAAGCATGAGCAAACACAAGGTGATAGTAAAGCGATTAAATGCTATTCAAAACATTGGTGCAATGGATATGCTTTGTACCGATAAAACGGGTACATTGACTTTGGATAAAATTGTGCTGGAAAATCATTTAAATGTTTTTGGTGAGGAAGATGATGAAGTTTTGAAATGGGCTTATCTGAACAGTTACCATCAAACAGGCTTAAAAAACTTATTGGACAAAGCGGTGCTGGAACATGTAGAGGTAAAAGACTACTTAAGAGTAGAAGAGCATTTCACCAAGGTTGATGAAATTCCCTTTGACTTTCAACGCAGAAGAATGAGCGTTATATTAAAACAAAAAAACGGCAAACATTTACTCATTTGTAAAGGCGCCGTGGAAGAAATGCTGGATCTATGTACGCATAGTTTTGACCCTGGAGAAAATCGCCAATTGCATATTGGGCGGGATAAAGTGGTTTTGATGGATGATTTTATGCGAGGAAGAGTTTTAGAAACTTCCACAAGATCAAATGAAAAAGGGCTTCGCGTCTTGTTGCTTGCTATCCGTGAATTTGAGGGAGACCGGCCTTTGACCTATTCCGTTGCAGATGAAAGTAATCTTACACTAACAGGATTTATAGGTTTTCTTGATCCGGCTAAACCATCCGCAAAACCAAGTATTGAGGCACTACATAAATTGAATATCGAAGTAAAAGTATTGACAGGTGATAACGAAATTGTTACCAAAAAGATTTGTAAAGATGTTGGCATCCCAATTCAAAATATCATGTTGGGTAATGAGTTGGAGTTGATCTCTGATGAAGAACTAACTGATCGGATAGACGAGATTTCCATATTTGCCAAATTGAGTCCTTTGCAAAAAGTAAGAGTAGTACAAGCGTTAAGGGCAAAAGGTCATACCGTTGGGTTCCTGGGAGATGGTATCAATGATGCGGCTGGTTTAAAAGAAGCAGATGTAGGTATTACGGTGGATACTGCCGTTGATATTGCAAAAGAAAGTTCAGATATTATTTTATTGGAAAAAGATTTAATGGTTCTGAGGGATGGAGTAATTTATGGTCGCAGAACTTTTGGGAATATTATTAAATACATCAAAATGGCCACCAGCGGTAATTTCGGGAATGTATTCAGTATTTTAGGAGCCAGTGCATTTTTACCCTTCTTACCCATGTTGCCCATTCAATTATTGGTACAAAACCTTTTATATGATGTTTCACAAACTTCCATTCCATGGGATAACGTGGATAAAGATTTTCTGGAAATGCCGAAGAAATGGGATCCATCCGGGATTCAAAGATTTATGGTTCACATCGGCCCTATCAGTTCCATTTTCGATTACATCCTTTTTGCAGTAATGTTTTTTGTGTTTAAGGCGAACAGCCCTGAGCATCAAAGTTTATTTCAAACAGGCTGGTTTGTGGAAGGTCTGCTTTCTCAAACATTAATTGTACACATGATCCGGACCAAAAAAATTCCATTTATTCAAAGTTGGGCTTCTGCTCCGGTGATTGCATTAACCTATTTAATTATGATGACCGGAATTGCGATTCCATTCACACCTTTAGCAGAAGTTTTTTTTCTGCAGCCGCTTCCTTTTTCTTATTTCCCTTGGTTGATCGGTATTTTGGCCGGATATTGCTTCCTTACCCAATACATCAAAAATTGGTATATCAGAAGATTTAATCAGTGGCTTTAA
- a CDS encoding multicopper oxidase domain-containing protein, whose protein sequence is MKKIHLVWSFFCVMYVSLAIAAHAEEKIIQGKEEIEKSICELNIKGQIEKEFHLYVTDGYQEMADGEMIYFWGFTHAKDFADVEEIKTKAERNAKLLPLKVPGDEIRLTSGRNYVVVLHNAGWYETEEHSGINHVAHTIHFHGLDLIPALDGVPNLPYPSVFPGEIYRYLLTIPEDIEGTYMGHCHVDSTNHIMSGMYFPIIIEKKPNEIYGYTFDREYTLFMSELDSEYMETLREVGDIRRGLDWNSNYFMLNGRIFMDNLTHPLSTINDPKTRIVAYDGETVLVRLLALGYEHIFAWHPHGFHGLVIGTDGRKFPFAYEKDTLLIGSGERYDILYKIPDFSSKRKCLSCNYGPGISIAHDHNMKGMVSGGIYPHGPMTIFDIRPKKMTP, encoded by the coding sequence ATGAAAAAAATACATTTAGTATGGTCTTTTTTCTGTGTTATGTATGTTAGCCTTGCCATAGCAGCACATGCTGAAGAAAAAATAATACAGGGGAAAGAAGAAATCGAAAAGAGCATTTGTGAATTAAATATAAAAGGGCAGATAGAAAAAGAATTTCATCTTTATGTTACAGACGGCTATCAGGAAATGGCAGATGGTGAAATGATATATTTCTGGGGATTCACGCATGCAAAAGATTTTGCCGATGTGGAAGAAATTAAAACGAAGGCGGAAAGAAATGCAAAATTATTACCACTCAAAGTGCCGGGTGATGAGATACGTTTAACATCAGGCAGGAATTATGTTGTTGTTTTGCATAATGCCGGATGGTATGAAACAGAAGAACACTCAGGCATTAATCATGTAGCTCACACTATACATTTTCACGGACTGGATTTAATTCCCGCCCTTGATGGTGTGCCGAATTTACCGTATCCTTCTGTTTTTCCAGGAGAAATATACCGGTACTTATTAACCATTCCGGAAGATATCGAAGGTACGTATATGGGGCATTGTCATGTGGATTCCACAAACCATATTATGAGTGGAATGTATTTTCCCATCATAATAGAAAAAAAACCGAATGAAATTTATGGATATACATTTGACAGGGAATATACCCTTTTTATGAGTGAGTTAGATAGCGAATATATGGAGACGCTCAGGGAAGTAGGTGATATCAGAAGGGGTCTGGATTGGAATTCGAACTATTTTATGCTCAACGGAAGGATTTTTATGGATAACCTGACGCATCCGCTGTCGACCATAAATGACCCCAAAACAAGAATCGTTGCATATGATGGGGAAACTGTCTTGGTCAGATTATTGGCCTTAGGGTATGAACATATTTTTGCCTGGCATCCGCACGGTTTTCACGGTTTGGTAATCGGTACTGACGGCAGGAAATTTCCTTTTGCCTACGAAAAAGATACCTTACTTATTGGCTCTGGTGAAAGATATGATATTCTCTACAAAATCCCTGATTTTTCTTCAAAAAGAAAATGTCTGTCGTGTAATTATGGACCAGGGATCAGCATTGCTCACGACCACAATATGAAGGGTATGGTAAGCGGGGGGATTTATCCTCATGGGCCAATGACCATTTTTGATATTCGACCAAAAAAGATGACGCCATAA
- a CDS encoding pyridoxal phosphate-dependent aminotransferase, producing the protein MSISIKVKEGIAASSWIVNIFEDRSQVVSKEKEVYDFRLGNPKIEPPLEFVEELKRVANNPFPEMHGYSALAGHVQAREAIAKTLSKERGLPFTAQHVIMTAGGAGALNIILKAILNPGDEVIVLSPLYLEYPYYIDNHGGVCCVAETNADFTLNIDAIAAKTTPRTKAIIINSPNNPSGMIYFDESLKSTARLLNEKNRQFGNDIFLIYDAAYQDIVYDGNKLPDIFNIYSNTIFAASYSKPLSIPGERIGYAAVHPAMKNSRELMEALTFANRVLGYLSAPVLMQHVVTNLQGVCVDRAEYQGRRDMFCNALQDFGYSFTRPMGAYYIFTKTPGDDLVFTQELAKEGILVLPGKSFGRSGYIRIAFCVKKETIKKSLPGFKKVKDFYRH; encoded by the coding sequence ATGTCAATATCTATTAAGGTAAAAGAAGGAATCGCCGCTTCGTCCTGGATTGTGAATATCTTTGAGGATCGTTCTCAGGTTGTTTCTAAAGAGAAAGAAGTGTATGACTTTAGACTGGGAAACCCGAAGATAGAACCTCCTTTGGAGTTTGTTGAGGAATTGAAGAGGGTTGCAAATAATCCCTTTCCGGAGATGCATGGCTATTCAGCTTTGGCAGGACATGTTCAGGCGCGGGAGGCAATCGCTAAAACGCTGTCAAAAGAAAGAGGACTTCCTTTCACTGCGCAGCATGTAATTATGACCGCTGGTGGCGCCGGTGCATTAAATATTATTTTGAAAGCGATTTTGAATCCTGGCGATGAAGTCATTGTTTTGTCACCTCTCTATTTGGAATATCCCTATTACATAGATAACCACGGTGGGGTTTGTTGCGTGGCAGAAACAAACGCGGATTTTACCTTAAACATTGATGCTATAGCAGCAAAGACAACGCCCCGTACGAAGGCAATTATCATAAACTCGCCGAATAACCCATCCGGGATGATTTACTTTGATGAAAGTTTGAAATCTACCGCAAGGCTTCTGAACGAGAAAAACCGACAGTTTGGAAATGACATTTTTTTGATTTATGATGCGGCGTATCAGGACATCGTTTACGATGGCAATAAGCTTCCTGACATTTTTAACATCTATTCAAACACCATTTTTGCGGCCTCGTATTCCAAACCGCTTTCGATTCCGGGGGAAAGGATAGGGTATGCAGCCGTCCACCCTGCAATGAAAAATTCCAGGGAACTTATGGAGGCCTTGACATTTGCTAATCGCGTTCTTGGGTATCTGAGCGCCCCTGTCCTTATGCAACATGTCGTTACAAATCTTCAGGGTGTTTGTGTTGACAGGGCGGAATATCAGGGAAGAAGGGATATGTTTTGTAATGCGCTGCAGGATTTTGGTTATTCATTTACACGACCAATGGGTGCTTATTATATCTTTACAAAAACTCCCGGAGATGACCTTGTATTTACGCAAGAACTGGCTAAAGAAGGAATACTGGTGCTTCCGGGGAAGAGCTTTGGAAGAAGTGGATATATCAGAATCGCCTTCTGTGTTAAGAAAGAAACCATTAAAAAATCGCTCCCGGGGTTTAAAAAGGTTAAAGACTTTTACCGTCATTAA
- a CDS encoding DUF2024 family protein produces MKVSVYDTHVVKKNGLTMHFDIIVPDDQTHEKVLQFGLEYLKRVGQEGQPLTTKECRFCHMEEASEDIEKAIKESGYYIYEMEGCH; encoded by the coding sequence ATGAAAGTATCTGTCTATGACACACACGTAGTGAAGAAAAACGGGCTGACAATGCATTTTGATATTATCGTCCCTGATGATCAGACACATGAAAAGGTTCTTCAATTTGGCCTTGAATATCTAAAAAGAGTGGGACAGGAGGGACAACCACTCACAACAAAAGAATGTCGTTTCTGCCACATGGAAGAGGCGTCAGAGGATATTGAAAAGGCTATTAAAGAAAGCGGTTATTACATTTATGAAATGGAAGGATGTCATTGA
- a CDS encoding aldo/keto reductase, whose protein sequence is MIGLGTWTIGGGDEADTTYDKENISAIKTAIKLGITHIDNAEAYAQGHSEELVGRAIVGLDRKSLFITSKVSPEHLSYDNLLASAKGSLQRLNTDYIDLYLIHAPNPDIPIQETMKAMDFLVEQKLVRCIGVSNFSVDQIKEAQKYTKNKIVANQIEYNLLVRDKGRVTENMESEIIPYCQENNIFIIAWRPLAKGKLAKPGFKILDELADKYHKTQAQIAINWLISKKGIVVISKSTKVEHLEKNLGAIGWKLRQEDTDRLNNEFINSRT, encoded by the coding sequence GTGATAGGTCTTGGAACATGGACTATTGGCGGAGGAGATGAAGCAGATACCACGTATGATAAAGAGAATATTTCTGCAATAAAAACTGCAATCAAACTTGGAATAACACACATTGATAACGCTGAAGCATATGCCCAAGGCCATTCAGAAGAACTGGTTGGAAGAGCAATCGTTGGTTTAGATAGAAAAAGCCTGTTTATCACCTCGAAAGTTTCACCGGAGCATTTAAGCTATGACAATCTTCTTGCTTCTGCAAAAGGAAGCCTGCAAAGATTAAATACGGATTATATTGATTTATATTTGATTCATGCGCCTAATCCGGATATCCCAATACAGGAAACCATGAAGGCAATGGATTTTTTAGTTGAACAGAAACTGGTTAGGTGTATTGGGGTAAGTAATTTTTCGGTTGACCAAATAAAAGAAGCGCAGAAATATACCAAAAACAAAATAGTTGCTAATCAAATTGAATACAACCTACTCGTAAGAGACAAAGGCAGAGTTACAGAGAATATGGAATCTGAAATAATTCCCTATTGCCAGGAAAATAATATTTTCATTATCGCATGGAGACCACTTGCAAAGGGTAAGCTTGCAAAACCGGGTTTCAAAATCTTAGATGAATTAGCTGATAAGTATCATAAGACGCAGGCCCAAATTGCAATAAATTGGCTAATTTCTAAAAAGGGGATTGTTGTCATTTCGAAATCAACAAAAGTTGAACATCTTGAAAAAAACCTGGGTGCAATTGGCTGGAAATTAAGACAAGAAGATACTGATAGATTAAATAACGAATTTATTAATTCAAGGACGTAA